Below is a genomic region from Lysobacter terrestris.
AGAAGGCGATGCAGGAAGGCATCATGGAAATCGTGCCGCGCATGGAAAAGCGCACGCACTACCTCGGCACGTTCGCCAACCTGGCGACCCTGGTCGGCCTGCTCGGCACCGTGTCGGGCCTGATCGGTGCGTTCAGTGCGGTGGCCACCGCCAATCCGGCGGAGAAGGCCAACCTGCTGTCGGCGAGCATCTCCGAGGCGATGAACTGCACCGCGTTCGGCCTGGGCACCGCCGTGCCGCTGCTGTTCATGCACGCCTTCCTGACCTCGCGCACGCAGAACCTGGTCGAGAGCCTGGAAATGGCCGCGATCAAGTACCTCAACGTGCTGACGCTGCGCACCAATCGCGCCGCCCAGGGCGCGGTCCAGAACATCCGGGCCGCCTGAGCAAGGTCACAGGAGAAACGCCATGGGCCTGATGCCACGTCGCAAGCCGCCGGCCAAGCCGGTCGAGCTGATGCTCGTGCCGATGATCGACATCTTCAGCGTGATGATCACGTTCCTGCTGATGACGGCCGTGTTCTCGCGCATCTCGATCATCCAGCTCGACCTGCCGAGCGCGGCTGCCGGCGAGCCCACCGAGCCGACCTTCCGCCTCGAAGTGATGGTGCGCAAGGAAGGCCTGGAGCTGACCAACGGCCGGGAAACCATCGCCGTGCTGCCGCAGGAAAACGGTGCCTATCCGCTGCAGCAGCTCACGCTCATGGCCGCCAACCTCAAGGGCCAGCACGTCGACGTCGACACCGCCTCGGTGCTGATGGCGCCCGACGTGCAGTACGACCACCTGGTGCAGGTGATGGACGCGATCCGCAGCACGGACAAGGCCACCGCCGAAGCCAACGGCTTCACCGCCACCCCCGATGAACGCGGCCGCATCTCGATGTTCCCGAAGATCGCCGTGGGAGACGCACCATGAGGATGTCATTGAATCCGTTCCGCGCCATGCGCAAGCGGCGCGAGGACCCGGAGCTCAACCTGATCCCGATGATCGACATCATGTCGGTGATGGTGGCGTTCCTGCTGATCTACTCGACCGAAGTCGAAGTGGTGCCGAACGCGAAGGACGTGCAGATCCCGCTGTCCACCGCCGAAACCAAGCCCGCCGAGACGGTGGTGGTGACGATCACCAAGGACATGCTGCTGGTGCAGGGCGACGTGATCGCCACCATGGAGCAGATCCGCGACCCGAACGCCGCGCTGATCGAACCCCTGCGCGAGTACCTGTCGCGACCGCTGGCCGCCAAGGGCGGCGCCGCGCAGCAGGCCGCGCTCGCCCACCGCGAGATCACCGTGCTGGCCGATCGCGGCCTGCCGTACGAAGTGATCCGCAAGGTGATGACGACCTGCACCGCGGCCGCGTACGACAAGTTGTCGCTGGCGGTGCTCGAGACCGGCGGCACCGCGCCGAGCGGTGGTTGAGGCCGAACCGATGACCGATACCAACGCCATGGAACCCGAAACCATCCAGGACGCCGTCGCGGCTCCGCTCGACGAACGCATCGCGCAGGCGCGCGCGCGGCTGCGCGACCTGCTGCAGGACCTGTCGGCCGTCGAGGAGGAGATCGCCGGCCTCCTCGGCGACCGCGTCCGGCAGCATCTGCTGGAACGCGCCTGCACCGCACTGGACGAACTGGACGAGGCCTACGGCGCGGACCTGTTCTGGGACGGTGTGGCCGGGAAGGGCGAACGGGCAGGGCACATCGCCCGCGCGCGCGGCCGCGCCGAATCCCTGCGCGCGCGCATCGATGCGGTCGAGTCGCGTCGCAGCGGGCTGGTGCACGGCATCAGCGAGCAGAACGAGCAACTGCTGTTGCTGGAAGACGAAGCCTTCGAGCACCAGGAAGAAATCGAGCGCCAGCACAACGAATGGGTCGTCGAGCGCGAGCTGCAGACCGGCCGCGTGCGTCCGCACCTCATGCTGTGGATGCGCGGCGACGAGGACCGGCGTTCGCGCAAGGGCCTGGCCATCGCCTTGTGCGTGTGGCTGGTGATCGCGATCGTCCTGCCCTTCATCGTCATCCCGGAGAAGCTGGCGCAGCCGGACAAGCTGCCCGAGCGCGTGGTCACCGTGATCCCGGAAGCGAAGAAGCTGGAGAAGGCCCCGCCGCCGCCGCCGGAACTCACCCCGCAGAAGAAGATCGAACGCAAGCCGACGCCGACCCGCACCGACACCGCGAAGGCCGAACCGCGGCCGGTACCGACGCCGCAGGCGGCCAAGCCGCAGGGCATCCTCGCGTTCAAGGATGCGCTCACCGCCGTCGACGACCTGCCGGCCGTCGCCGATCTCGGCCGCGCCGCCAAGCTCAGCAACGACACCGGCGACGCCCGTCCGGAGCGCGCGATGCTGACCGGCACCGCGCCGGGCCGCAGCAGCGGCATCAACCTCGCGGCGCAGAGCCGCGGCTTCGGCAGCGGCAGCGGCGAGCGCGGCGCGATCAAGGGCACGGCGTTGACGCGGGCCTCGAGCGGGATCAACGCGGTGGCCGCGGTCAGTTCCGCCGGCAACAGCAGTGCGAAACGCGGCGGACGCTCCGACGAGGAGATCCAGGTCGTCTTCGACCGCCACAAGTCCGCGCTGTACCGGTTGTACCAGCGCGAGCTGCGCAACGACGCGACCTTGCAGGGCAAGGTCGTCCTGCGCCTGACCATCGAGCCGGACGGCAGCGTGTCGATGGCGCAGGTGAAGTCCTCGGAGATGGAAGCGGCCGCGTTGATCGCGGACATCCTCGCCCGGGTGAAGGGCTTCAACTTCGGCGCGAAGGACGTGCCGGCGGTGACGATCGTGTACCCGATGAACTTCCTGCCGGCCGGCTGAAGCCATCGCGCCGCATCGCGGGCCCCGCGGCTACGCCCCGGGGCCCGCATCAACGCATCAACGCATCTACGCAAGACGTAAGACGCAACACGCAACACAACGACAAAGGCAAAACCACCGAAAGGTGGCGACGCAAAGTCACCGGCCTGTCGGGCGCAACGCGCCCGTGGTAGCGGGACCGCCGGAGCATCACGCAGGGAGCGAGCCAGCTCGCCCACCCCGCGTGAGGGCATTCCTCGGTCCCGTTCCAGGTCCGTCGGTGGCTTCACCGCACGCGAATGGAGTAGGGCATGGGGTTCGAACGGAATACGCGAAGCACGGCAGCAGGCAAGCGCTGGGTCGTCCGGCTGTGCGCCCTGTTGATGCTGCTCGGCATGTCGTTTGGGGCGTACGCGCAGTCCGTCAAATGCTCCGACTTCGGCGGCGTGCTGGACGGCAGCGCGCCCGGCGCGGTCAACCCGAGCCAGCTCGAGATCGACACGCTGGTGTGCATCGTCCGCAACTACCCGCGCTCCGCGTACCCGCCGGATGGCTTCATCGCCAACCTCCAGTACAAGCCCGGCCAGGAAAAGCTGGTCATCTTCGACAACGTCTACTGGAGCGGCAACATCGCCTGCAACGACGTGCAGGGCAACAAGATCTGGTTCGTCAACTCGGACGTGCCGAAGTTCCGCGAGGACTGCCAGAACGTCCTGATCCCGGTCGAATCCATCAACAAGCGCGGCCCGGATTTCGCCGCCGTCGGCGTGCCCTTCAACTACCGGCTGCTGATCCCGGTGCTGATCGACCCGCAGACCGGCGCCGTCGTGCTCAACGGCGAGTCGAAGGACGACCTGCACGGCATCACCCTGTACGACAACATCGGCATCGATCCGGTCACCGTGAACGTCAACGGCCCGGACGACAACGATCCGAGCACACCGCCGATCCAGTATCCGGTGACGATTCCCGGCACCGGCGTCGACCTCAGCCTGGTCGGCACGCCGAGCGTGCGCTGGTGCACCGACCTGTCGTGCACGGCGCTGGGCGCGGAGATCGGTCCGAACATCGTCGTCAACGCGAACGGGCTGGTCGAGTTCCACTTCCCGCCGGGCTTCATCCTGCCCAAGGGCGGGCGGCTCGCGATCGACGTGACCGTGGTCCTCGACGACAACCCGGCGGTGAACACGCTCGGCAAGAGCTTCGTCAATACCGCGATCTGGCAGTTCGGGCGCCTCATCGACGGCACGTTCTACAACCCGCTGCCGGGCGAGAACGGCGTGTCCAATCCGGCGGTGATCGCCGGGCCCAACCTGGTCGTCAACAAGACCGGTAGCGCGGCGCTCGGCAGCGCAGGCCTGAACCTCGGCGAATGGGGCGATTTCAGCATCGACGCGGTGAACACCGGCCGGTTCGATGCGTGGAACGTCACCCTGCTCGACCGCCTGCCCGACGGACCCAACGGCGGCATGTGCGACATGACGCCGCAGATCACCTCCGTGCGCCTGGGCAGCACCACGCTGGCGCAGGGCACGCAGTACACCGTCGCGTACACCGCCGCGCCGACGTGCGAGCTGAGCATCGTCCTGCTCGATGCGGCCGGACCGGTCGCGCCGGGGCAGCACCTCGTCGTCGACTACCGCACCAAGCTCGACGCCAACAGCCAGAACGGGGTAACGCTCACCAACGTCGCCGGCGCGACGCGCTGGTACAACGACGACAGCGGCAATCCTGCGCGCGTCGAGATCGCCCGCGTGCTCACCGACGGCACCGTCGGTGTCGACGACCATGAAGACGCGCATTCGCTCGCGGTGCTGCTGTCGGGCTATTTCTACGAGAAGACCGTCCGCAACGTCACCAGCGGCGCCGATCCCGCGCGCACCGCGGTGCCGGGCGACGTGCTGCATTACACGCTGCGCCTGCAGGCGACGGATTCCAGCTTCACCGACGCGAGCTTCCGCGACCAGCTGCCGGCGGATTTCGTGCCGGGCTCGCTGGCGTTCACCTCGTTGCCGGCCGGCATCGTCAACAACAGCAATCCGGCCACCGGACTGATCGACCTGCGCAACATCGATGTCGCCGCAGGCAGCGAGGTGCGGGTCGAATTCAACGTCACCCTGCTGTCGACGCTGGCCCACGGCCACCTCGTCATCAACCAGGCGCAGCTGCTCAGCAGCAGCGGCAGCTTCCTCGCGGACAGCGACGATCCCACCGTCAACGGCCAGGCCGATCCCGATCCCGCCGTGGACGACGAGGACCCCACCGTCGTGCGCATCTCCGCGCCGCCGGTGCCGCCGACCAAGGCACTGCTGTCGCCGGCCAACGGCGAAGCCACGATCGGCCAGGAGCTCGTCTACCGCATCGCCGTGCCCGGCCAGCCGCGCAACGCGCCGATGCATGACGTGCAGGTGCTCGATGCGCTCAACGCCAACCTCGAGTACGTGAGCGCGACGGTGAGCGTCGGCGGCGTGATCAACGGCGCGGGCGTGGTCAACACCAGCACCGCCGCGCAGGTGTCGATCGCGATCGACCGGATCGCGGCGGGCCAGCAGGCCTTCGTCGACGTGCGCGTGCGCGTGCGCAACGTGATGGGCGCGCAGCAGGGCGTGGACGTCGACAACACCGCTGCAATCACCTGGGCGGAAACCGGTGGCGGCACGCGTGAACCGGGCCAGGTCACCAATCCGGTCGCCTTCAACATCGTCGAACCGACGCTGACGATCGCCAAGACCGCCGACCGCGCCACCGCGGTCGCCAACGATGTCATCCGCTACACGATCACCCTCACCGCCGCGAGCGGCACCGATGCCTCGGGCGCGTTCGACGTAGCGCTGACCGACACGCTGAGTCCGGGCCTGGTGTACGCCGGCAATCCGGTGGTCACCGGCACCGGCAACACGCTGGGCGCGCCGGTCGTGACCGGCGACGGCAGCGCAGGTGCGCCGCAGGCGCTGGCGTGGAGCCTGGCCGACGGCAACGCCAGCATCGACATGCCCGAAGGCAGCTCGGTGCAGGTTTCGTACGACGTGCGCGTGCTCGCCGGCGTGCTCGCCGACCAGCAGCTCACCAACACCGCGGTCGCGCGCTGGACCGGCCTCGACGCCGCCAACGCCAACGAGCGCACCGGCGCCGATGGCGCAGGCCAGCTCAATGACTATGTGACCGCGCCGGTGTCCACCACCGTGACCACCCCGGGTGCGCGTCCGGCCAAGCAGCTGGTCGCACCGGCGACGGGCCTGGCGACCATCGGCCAGGAGGTCACCTACTCGATCACCGTGCCGAGCGCGCCCAGCAGCGCGACGTTGTACGACGTCGCGGTCACCGACGTGCTCGATGGCAACCTCGAATTCGTCGGCGCCACCGTCACCGGCGTGGGCGGCGCATCGAGCGCGGCCAGCACCGCGACGCAGATGAACGTCGCCATCCCGCAGATCCCCGCGGGCCAGCAGGCGACGATCGAGCTGCGCGCGCGCGTGCGCAACCTCGCGACCGCGCAGCAGGGCGTGGTGGTCAGCAATACCGCGTCGTACACCTATGCCAAGACCGCGGGCGGTACCGCGGTTGCGCCGCTGGTGAGCCCGGCGGCGACGTTCACCATCGTCGAGCCGACGATCACCGTCGCCAAGACCGGCGACAGGACCGGCGCGAAGGGCGGTGACATCGTGCGCTACACCGTCACCCTGACGGCGGCCGCGGATGCGAACGCGTCCGATGCCTTCGATCTGCGCCTGGTCGATACGCTGGCGCCGGGTCTGGAATACGTCGGCAACCCGACCGTGACCGGCGCCGGTAGCACCATCGCCGCACCGCAGGTCACCGGCACCGGCAGCGCTGCCGCGCCGTACGTGCTTACGTGGAGCACGACGGCCGGCAATGCCGACGTCAACGTGCCCAAGGGCGCGTCGGTGCAGGTCAGCTACGACGTGCGCGTGCAGGCCAACGTCCCGGCGCTGACCACGCTCATCAACAGCGTGGTCGTGGACTGGACCGGCCTCGACGGCGCCAGCACCTACGAACGCCACGGCAACGGTTGCCCCGCGATCACCGCACCCAACGACTACTGCGCCGGCCCGGCGAGCCATTCGCTGCTCACCGATCCGCCGCGCCTCGACTTCAGCAAGACCGTGGTCACGCCGACGCCCGCGCATCCGGGCGACGTGGTCCAGTACCGCCTGCAGCTGCGCAACCTCAGCAACGTCAGCGCCGCCGGCCTCTCGCTGGTCGACGAAATCGACGCGCTCAACGATCCGGCGAAGTTCGTGCCGGGCACGCTGGCGCTGGTCGGCACGCTGCCTGCCGGTGCGAGCAACAACACCAACGCCACCGGCGGCGCCAAGGGCACCGGCCGCATCGACATCGGCAACCTCACGCTGGGTGCGGCGGGCAGCGGTGCGGACACCGTGGTCATCGAGTACCGCGTGCAGCTGGTGCCGGTGATCGCCAACGGCACCGTCGTCCTCAACCAGGCGCGTGCGCAGTTCGGCACGGCGCTGATCGCGCTCAGCGACGATCCGGGCGTCAACGGCCCGGCCAACCCGGATGTCGCCGGCGACGAGGATCCGACCCGCCTGCCGATCGACTCGGCCCCGCAACTGGTCGTGCAGAAGACCTCGGCCTACCTCGGCGCGGATCCGTCCGCGCTGATGGCCGGCGACACGCTGCGGTACACCATCACCGTGCGCAACATCGGCACCGACCATGCGCATGGCGTGGTCCTGCGCGACCTGGTGCCGGCGAACACCACCTACGTCGCCGGCAGCACCGCGCTCAACGGCGTGGCCGTGGCCGATGGCGCCAACGGCTCGCCGCTGATCAACGGCATCGCGATTACCTCGCCCGCGGAAACCACGGCCGGCGTGGTCCGCGCCGACAACCCCGCCGACGCCGCGGCCAACGTCGCCACGATCACCTTCAACGTGGTCGTCGACGCGGATGCGGCCGACGGCACCGTCATCGCCAACCAGGCCTTCGTCACCGGCACCGACGTCGCGGGCGAAGTGCCGTCCGACGATCCGCGCACGCCGATCATCAACGACCCGACCCGCGACGTGGTCGGCAACGTGGCGCTGCTGTACGCCGACAAGGCCGCGGTGTTGCGCATCGACGGCGGCACCCCGGGCGTCGTCGAACCGCTCGACACGCTGCGCTACACCATCCGCATCTACAACAACGGCAAGGCGCCGGCCACGCAGGTGATGCTGCGCGACGACGTGCCGCAGCACACCACGTGGGTGGCGAATTCGCTCACCGTGAACGGCCAGCCCGTGGGCCAGCCGGACGGCGGCGTGTCGCCGCTGATCGCCGGCATCGCCATCGGCACGCTCAATCCGGGCGAGGTGGCGACCGTGCAGTTCGACCTGCAGGTCAACGCCGGTACCGCCAACGGCACGCTGATCGTCAACCAGG
It encodes:
- a CDS encoding MotA/TolQ/ExbB proton channel family protein, whose product is MFQAIAHFFKAGGPMMLPILLIGLVGMAIAIERFITLLKAQQHTRAMWARVEPSLNDGDFDKARKIVGDDNNPLGRLLGAGLAMQGAVRRRDDVEKAMQEGIMEIVPRMEKRTHYLGTFANLATLVGLLGTVSGLIGAFSAVATANPAEKANLLSASISEAMNCTAFGLGTAVPLLFMHAFLTSRTQNLVESLEMAAIKYLNVLTLRTNRAAQGAVQNIRAA
- a CDS encoding ExbD/TolR family protein, giving the protein MGLMPRRKPPAKPVELMLVPMIDIFSVMITFLLMTAVFSRISIIQLDLPSAAAGEPTEPTFRLEVMVRKEGLELTNGRETIAVLPQENGAYPLQQLTLMAANLKGQHVDVDTASVLMAPDVQYDHLVQVMDAIRSTDKATAEANGFTATPDERGRISMFPKIAVGDAP
- a CDS encoding ExbD/TolR family protein — encoded protein: MRMSLNPFRAMRKRREDPELNLIPMIDIMSVMVAFLLIYSTEVEVVPNAKDVQIPLSTAETKPAETVVVTITKDMLLVQGDVIATMEQIRDPNAALIEPLREYLSRPLAAKGGAAQQAALAHREITVLADRGLPYEVIRKVMTTCTAAAYDKLSLAVLETGGTAPSGG
- a CDS encoding AgmX/PglI C-terminal domain-containing protein, with product MTDTNAMEPETIQDAVAAPLDERIAQARARLRDLLQDLSAVEEEIAGLLGDRVRQHLLERACTALDELDEAYGADLFWDGVAGKGERAGHIARARGRAESLRARIDAVESRRSGLVHGISEQNEQLLLLEDEAFEHQEEIERQHNEWVVERELQTGRVRPHLMLWMRGDEDRRSRKGLAIALCVWLVIAIVLPFIVIPEKLAQPDKLPERVVTVIPEAKKLEKAPPPPPELTPQKKIERKPTPTRTDTAKAEPRPVPTPQAAKPQGILAFKDALTAVDDLPAVADLGRAAKLSNDTGDARPERAMLTGTAPGRSSGINLAAQSRGFGSGSGERGAIKGTALTRASSGINAVAAVSSAGNSSAKRGGRSDEEIQVVFDRHKSALYRLYQRELRNDATLQGKVVLRLTIEPDGSVSMAQVKSSEMEAAALIADILARVKGFNFGAKDVPAVTIVYPMNFLPAG
- a CDS encoding isopeptide-forming domain-containing fimbrial protein; translated protein: MGFERNTRSTAAGKRWVVRLCALLMLLGMSFGAYAQSVKCSDFGGVLDGSAPGAVNPSQLEIDTLVCIVRNYPRSAYPPDGFIANLQYKPGQEKLVIFDNVYWSGNIACNDVQGNKIWFVNSDVPKFREDCQNVLIPVESINKRGPDFAAVGVPFNYRLLIPVLIDPQTGAVVLNGESKDDLHGITLYDNIGIDPVTVNVNGPDDNDPSTPPIQYPVTIPGTGVDLSLVGTPSVRWCTDLSCTALGAEIGPNIVVNANGLVEFHFPPGFILPKGGRLAIDVTVVLDDNPAVNTLGKSFVNTAIWQFGRLIDGTFYNPLPGENGVSNPAVIAGPNLVVNKTGSAALGSAGLNLGEWGDFSIDAVNTGRFDAWNVTLLDRLPDGPNGGMCDMTPQITSVRLGSTTLAQGTQYTVAYTAAPTCELSIVLLDAAGPVAPGQHLVVDYRTKLDANSQNGVTLTNVAGATRWYNDDSGNPARVEIARVLTDGTVGVDDHEDAHSLAVLLSGYFYEKTVRNVTSGADPARTAVPGDVLHYTLRLQATDSSFTDASFRDQLPADFVPGSLAFTSLPAGIVNNSNPATGLIDLRNIDVAAGSEVRVEFNVTLLSTLAHGHLVINQAQLLSSSGSFLADSDDPTVNGQADPDPAVDDEDPTVVRISAPPVPPTKALLSPANGEATIGQELVYRIAVPGQPRNAPMHDVQVLDALNANLEYVSATVSVGGVINGAGVVNTSTAAQVSIAIDRIAAGQQAFVDVRVRVRNVMGAQQGVDVDNTAAITWAETGGGTREPGQVTNPVAFNIVEPTLTIAKTADRATAVANDVIRYTITLTAASGTDASGAFDVALTDTLSPGLVYAGNPVVTGTGNTLGAPVVTGDGSAGAPQALAWSLADGNASIDMPEGSSVQVSYDVRVLAGVLADQQLTNTAVARWTGLDAANANERTGADGAGQLNDYVTAPVSTTVTTPGARPAKQLVAPATGLATIGQEVTYSITVPSAPSSATLYDVAVTDVLDGNLEFVGATVTGVGGASSAASTATQMNVAIPQIPAGQQATIELRARVRNLATAQQGVVVSNTASYTYAKTAGGTAVAPLVSPAATFTIVEPTITVAKTGDRTGAKGGDIVRYTVTLTAAADANASDAFDLRLVDTLAPGLEYVGNPTVTGAGSTIAAPQVTGTGSAAAPYVLTWSTTAGNADVNVPKGASVQVSYDVRVQANVPALTTLINSVVVDWTGLDGASTYERHGNGCPAITAPNDYCAGPASHSLLTDPPRLDFSKTVVTPTPAHPGDVVQYRLQLRNLSNVSAAGLSLVDEIDALNDPAKFVPGTLALVGTLPAGASNNTNATGGAKGTGRIDIGNLTLGAAGSGADTVVIEYRVQLVPVIANGTVVLNQARAQFGTALIALSDDPGVNGPANPDVAGDEDPTRLPIDSAPQLVVQKTSAYLGADPSALMAGDTLRYTITVRNIGTDHAHGVVLRDLVPANTTYVAGSTALNGVAVADGANGSPLINGIAITSPAETTAGVVRADNPADAAANVATITFNVVVDADAADGTVIANQAFVTGTDVAGEVPSDDPRTPIINDPTRDVVGNVALLYADKAAVLRIDGGTPGVVEPLDTLRYTIRIYNNGKAPATQVMLRDDVPQHTTWVANSLTVNGQPVGQPDGGVSPLIAGIAIGTLNPGEVATVQFDLQVNAGTANGTLIVNQARVLGSGQPPLLTDGDGNPSTGPEPTVVVVGGTQMLTINKQVAVVGGGAALPGAELEYLVVVRNIATVPATLVRIVDDLNATASGQLTYVNGSATLNGGTAGISVVGQAITADYAGAHGDLAPGASATLRFRAMLASNLAAGTRVTNTGVVNWNAPAQTASASVAFDVGGRIGVGVLSGRAWHDANFNRTTDAGERVLAGWNVALYRNSQLERSTVTDANGNWQIANVAPNAASTGSIAPAAAGDALELRFTAPGATATTAKLGYAHSVFSNDLQRIHAIVVQSGSRLPNLNLPIEPNGVIYESMNRGAIAGSRLRLLDAAGVSALPAACFADPAQQGQVTQQGGFYRFDINFADPMCASSGSYVVEVAPPSTDYIAGASALIPPMSDATTAAFVVPTCPASLNDAVPGTTERCEAQVSELAPPVSVPARSAGTTYHLHLRLDDSSMPGSSQMFNNHIPLDLDLGEALSISKTTPMKNVVKGQLVPYTITLRNLSGLQLRDVRAVDYFPAGFKYVPGSARVDNVPTEPTQNGRQLTWSGVAFGTADEHVITLLLAVGAGVGEGEFTNRARVWNGLTDRPLSGEASATVRVVPDPTFDCTDVIGKVFDDANRNGTQDDGEGGIGGVRLVTARGLAATTDKHGRYHITCAVVPNEDRGSNFVLKLDDRTLPSGYRLSTRQTVIARATRGKALGIDFGASVFRVVSLDLTDEVFEHDREQLRRHWEPRLQTLIDELSTERSVLRLTYLADLESPELVEARLAAIKQKVIDAWPEAEAGYPLTVEQQTFWRRGAPVQRPAGNQEASK